A stretch of Dietzia lutea DNA encodes these proteins:
- the nuoL gene encoding NADH-quinone oxidoreductase subunit L has product MTTTATAATLAPAATGSALWLIPALPLLGAVVLLVLGRRADGWGHLLGSATALGSFAVAVWQLVEMVGRGPGGRAAAQTLFTWLSVGDLQVDFGLRLDELSMVFVLLVTGVGLLIHVYSIGYMATDPARRKFFAYLNLFLAAMLLLVLADNFLGLYLGWEGVGLVSYLLIGFWQRKPSAATAAKKAFVVNRVGDIGLGVALMVMVTQLGTLSYEGVFAAIEGEGGAGPAAAGSAGVSSGLVTALGLLLLLGACAKSAQVPLQSWLGDAMEGPTPVSALIHAATMVTAGVYLITRTNPVFDAAPAARAAVIAVGAVTLLYGAVIGCAKDDIKKVLAASTMSQVGYMVLAAGLGPAGYALAIMHLLTHGFFKAGLFLGAGSVMHGMGDEVNMRRYGGLRAVMPITFVTFGLGYLAIIGVPPFAGFYSKEGIISAAFDAGAGTAGAGSGATGSVLGYLLGGIALLGAALTAFYMTRVMILTFFGPRRWAADAHPHESPATMTGPMIAIAVGSVAAGGLLAIGGRLQVWLAPVVGEHYPEHVLPVWLVTAASLVAVAAGVAVAVRLYARADVPATAPEGSPLTRAARRDLYADALNEAVFMRPGQALVAGTAVVDRRVVAGAATGLAAAIGELSARTRLLQSGLTRSYALYMLVGAVLVIAAMLGGGVL; this is encoded by the coding sequence ATGACGACGACAGCAACCGCGGCCACCCTCGCCCCCGCCGCCACCGGGTCCGCGCTGTGGCTCATCCCCGCTCTTCCCCTGCTCGGGGCGGTGGTCCTGCTGGTGCTCGGTCGGCGGGCGGACGGTTGGGGCCACCTGCTCGGCTCGGCGACCGCGCTGGGCTCGTTCGCCGTGGCCGTGTGGCAGCTCGTCGAGATGGTGGGCCGTGGCCCCGGTGGCCGGGCGGCCGCGCAGACGCTGTTCACGTGGCTCTCGGTCGGCGACCTGCAGGTCGACTTCGGCCTGCGGCTGGACGAGCTGTCGATGGTGTTCGTCCTGCTCGTCACCGGCGTCGGCCTGCTCATCCACGTGTACTCGATCGGCTACATGGCCACCGACCCCGCGCGGCGCAAGTTCTTCGCCTACCTCAACCTGTTCCTCGCGGCGATGCTGCTGCTGGTGCTGGCCGACAACTTCCTCGGCCTCTACCTGGGCTGGGAGGGCGTGGGCCTGGTCTCGTACCTGCTCATCGGGTTCTGGCAGCGCAAGCCGTCCGCCGCGACCGCGGCCAAGAAGGCGTTCGTGGTCAACCGCGTCGGCGACATCGGGCTGGGCGTCGCGCTGATGGTCATGGTCACCCAGCTGGGGACCCTGTCGTACGAGGGCGTGTTCGCTGCGATCGAGGGCGAGGGCGGGGCTGGCCCGGCCGCGGCCGGCTCCGCCGGCGTCAGCTCCGGGCTGGTCACCGCGCTCGGGTTGCTGTTGCTGCTGGGCGCGTGCGCCAAGTCCGCGCAGGTGCCGTTGCAGTCCTGGCTCGGCGACGCCATGGAGGGCCCGACCCCGGTGTCGGCGCTCATCCACGCCGCGACCATGGTCACCGCGGGCGTTTACCTCATCACCCGCACGAACCCGGTCTTCGACGCCGCCCCCGCCGCCCGCGCAGCGGTCATCGCCGTCGGCGCGGTCACGCTCCTGTACGGCGCGGTGATCGGCTGCGCGAAGGACGACATCAAGAAGGTCCTCGCCGCCTCCACCATGAGCCAGGTCGGCTACATGGTGCTCGCCGCCGGGCTCGGGCCCGCCGGGTACGCGCTGGCGATCATGCACCTGCTCACCCACGGCTTCTTCAAGGCCGGGCTCTTCCTGGGCGCCGGCTCGGTGATGCACGGGATGGGCGACGAGGTGAACATGCGCCGCTACGGCGGACTGCGGGCGGTCATGCCGATCACCTTCGTCACCTTCGGCCTGGGCTATCTCGCGATCATCGGGGTCCCGCCGTTCGCCGGCTTCTACTCCAAGGAGGGCATCATCTCCGCGGCCTTCGACGCGGGCGCCGGTACCGCGGGCGCGGGGTCGGGCGCGACGGGATCGGTGCTCGGCTACCTGCTCGGCGGCATCGCGCTGCTCGGCGCGGCCCTGACCGCCTTCTACATGACCCGCGTGATGATCCTGACTTTCTTCGGCCCCCGCCGCTGGGCCGCGGACGCGCACCCGCACGAATCCCCGGCGACGATGACCGGACCCATGATCGCGATCGCCGTGGGCTCGGTGGCCGCGGGCGGACTGCTCGCGATCGGCGGCCGCCTGCAGGTGTGGCTCGCCCCGGTCGTCGGCGAACACTACCCCGAGCACGTCCTGCCGGTGTGGCTCGTCACCGCCGCATCCCTGGTCGCGGTCGCGGCGGGCGTGGCCGTCGCGGTCCGCCTCTACGCCCGTGCGGACGTGCCCGCCACCGCACCGGAGGGCTCGCCGCTCACCCGCGCCGCACGCCGCGACCTCTACGCCGACGCGCTCAACGAGGCCGTGTTCATGCGCCCCGGCCAAGCGCTGGTCGCCGGCACAGCGGTCGTCGACCGCCGGGTCGTGGCCGGCGCGGCGACGGGCCTCGCCGCCGCCATCGGGGAACTGTCCGCCCGGACGCGACTCCTGCAGTCCGGACTCACCCGGTCCTACGCGCTGTACATGCTGGTCGGCGCGGTCCTGGTGATCGCGGCCATGCTGGGCGGGGGCGTGCTGTGA
- the nuoK gene encoding NADH-quinone oxidoreductase subunit NuoK has translation MTPEYYLYLSAVLFTIGAAGFLLRRNAIVVFMCIELMLNATNLALVAFARMHGDVTGQVFAFFIMVVAAAEVVIGLAIIMAIYRSRRSASVDDASLLRY, from the coding sequence GTGACCCCTGAGTACTACCTGTACCTCTCGGCCGTGCTGTTCACGATCGGCGCGGCCGGGTTCCTGCTGCGACGCAACGCGATCGTCGTGTTCATGTGCATCGAGCTCATGCTCAACGCCACCAACCTCGCGCTCGTGGCGTTCGCGCGAATGCACGGCGACGTCACGGGCCAGGTCTTCGCGTTCTTCATCATGGTCGTGGCCGCCGCGGAGGTCGTGATCGGCCTCGCGATCATCATGGCCATCTACCGCTCCCGCCGATCGGCGTCCGTAGATGACGCCAGCCTGCTCAGGTATTAG
- the nuoN gene encoding NADH-quinone oxidoreductase subunit NuoN, whose translation MTPDIAYSSLLPLLVVFGAAIVSVLVEAFAPARHRYRVQVVLYLGGLAAALVSVVALAGTRTVTAGGAVAVDGPALFLQGATVLVAIGAGLLIGERARDGAEERAAVAGAAVGGAAVAGAAVGGAAVGGSTRPRPPVLAGFAPQAALAPGGDAEREAERAGVTQTEVFPLALFATGGLMLFPAANDLITLFIALEVLSLPLYVLCGMARRRRLLSQEAAVKYFLLGAFSSAFFAYGAALIYGYAGTVDFGGIAAAVAAGGGGGGGGGGVGAGGDAGGGVPLALIGVAMMSVGLLFKVGAVPFHTWTPDVYQGAPTSITAFMAAGTKLAAFGAILRFFHVAVPGLEADWAPVLWVIAALTMIVGTVVGVTQNDVKRLLAYSSVAHAGFLLTGVLGPTAVGTSATLFYLAAYAISTVGVFAVAGLVRDTDGAEITDLRAWAGLGRRQPLVAGAFALLLLALAGIPLTSGFIAKFAVFSAAVAGGAVSLVVIGVLTSAIAASFYIRVIVVMFFRDSSPLDGAGSAGTGVAGSAGTGTGEVAFAARPLTLAVVAVAAIVTVLLGIMPQPLLDLAEAAAAFAG comes from the coding sequence ATGACCCCGGACATCGCCTACTCCTCGCTCCTGCCGTTGCTCGTGGTGTTCGGCGCGGCGATCGTCTCCGTGCTGGTCGAGGCGTTCGCGCCCGCCCGGCACCGCTACCGCGTGCAGGTGGTGCTGTACCTCGGCGGGCTCGCCGCGGCACTGGTCTCGGTGGTCGCGCTCGCCGGGACGCGGACGGTGACGGCCGGTGGCGCCGTGGCCGTCGACGGGCCCGCCCTGTTCCTGCAGGGCGCGACGGTCCTCGTGGCGATCGGCGCCGGGTTGCTCATCGGCGAGCGGGCGCGGGACGGGGCGGAGGAGCGCGCCGCGGTGGCGGGGGCCGCGGTGGGCGGCGCCGCGGTGGCGGGGGCGGCGGTGGGCGGCGCCGCGGTGGGCGGCTCGACACGTCCGCGCCCGCCCGTGCTCGCCGGGTTCGCGCCGCAGGCCGCGCTGGCCCCGGGCGGCGACGCCGAGCGGGAGGCCGAGCGTGCCGGCGTCACCCAGACCGAGGTGTTCCCGCTCGCGCTGTTCGCCACCGGCGGGCTCATGCTCTTCCCGGCGGCCAACGACCTCATCACCCTGTTCATCGCGCTCGAGGTGCTGTCGCTGCCGCTGTACGTCCTGTGTGGCATGGCCCGCCGACGACGACTCCTCTCGCAGGAGGCCGCGGTCAAGTACTTCCTGCTGGGCGCATTCTCGTCGGCGTTCTTCGCCTACGGCGCGGCGCTGATCTACGGCTACGCCGGGACCGTCGACTTCGGCGGGATCGCGGCCGCGGTCGCAGCGGGAGGCGGCGGGGGCGGCGGCGGGGGCGGTGTCGGCGCGGGCGGCGACGCTGGCGGCGGCGTCCCGCTGGCGCTGATCGGCGTGGCCATGATGTCGGTGGGCCTGCTGTTCAAGGTCGGCGCGGTGCCGTTCCACACGTGGACACCGGACGTCTACCAGGGCGCGCCCACGTCGATCACCGCGTTCATGGCCGCGGGCACCAAACTCGCCGCGTTCGGGGCGATCCTCCGCTTCTTCCACGTCGCGGTGCCCGGCCTCGAGGCCGACTGGGCGCCGGTGCTGTGGGTGATCGCGGCGCTGACGATGATCGTCGGCACGGTCGTCGGCGTCACCCAGAACGACGTCAAGCGACTGCTGGCGTACTCGTCCGTCGCGCACGCGGGCTTCCTGCTCACCGGGGTGCTCGGCCCGACAGCCGTCGGGACGTCCGCCACGCTGTTCTACCTGGCCGCCTACGCCATCAGCACGGTCGGCGTGTTCGCCGTGGCGGGGCTCGTCCGCGACACCGACGGCGCCGAGATCACCGACCTGCGCGCCTGGGCCGGGCTCGGTCGCCGTCAGCCGCTGGTCGCGGGCGCGTTCGCCCTGCTGCTCCTGGCTCTGGCGGGCATCCCGCTGACGAGCGGGTTCATCGCCAAGTTCGCCGTGTTCTCCGCGGCGGTGGCCGGCGGCGCGGTGAGCCTCGTGGTGATCGGCGTGCTCACCAGCGCGATCGCGGCGTCGTTCTACATCCGGGTGATCGTGGTGATGTTCTTCCGCGACTCCAGCCCGCTCGACGGGGCGGGCAGCGCGGGCACCGGCGTGGCGGGCAGCGCGGGCACCGGCACCGGCGAGGTGGCGTTCGCCGCCCGGCCGCTCACACTCGCCGTGGTGGCTGTCGCGGCGATCGTGACGGTCCTCCTGGGGATCATGCCGCAACCGCTGCTCGACCTCGCCGAGGCGGCCGCCGCGTTCGCCGGGTAG
- a CDS encoding NADH-quinone oxidoreductase subunit M, translated as MTGPGLLTALWLTPLVGALLVVVLPTGARRAARPLALATSVVVLAVTVVLAVRFEPGGAAHQFVESRPWIPAFGATYTLGLDGVALVMVLLTAALMPLLFLAAWRDNDGAGGRRGQAYPALLLATQGLALVAFTSLDVLLFYVAFEAMLIPLYFLIGGFGGTDSGGTDAGRTDRARAAVRFLLYNLLGGLVMLAAVITLYIYTDRAGLGPDGRGTFDYRLISDAVADGRLQLPTGAALLMFAGFTLAFAIKAPLWPFHTWLPGAAVAATPASAVLMMAVVDKVGTFAMLRYSLPLFPGAADTATPVMVTFAVISIIYGGLMAIAQTDLLRLIAYASISHFGFIVLGVFAATTQSAAGATLYMVNHGLATAALFLVAGFLVRRHRIREIGYYGGVQQVAPVLAGVFLVAGLATLSLPGLAPFISEFLVFVGTFEVYPVAAVLATATFVLAAIYILWTYQRVMGGPVATGLETTPDLTVRERVVLAPLVVALVALGFYPQPALDVIDPAVAQIVTHVDGAPR; from the coding sequence GTGACCGGCCCCGGACTGCTCACCGCGCTGTGGCTCACGCCCCTGGTCGGCGCCCTCCTCGTCGTCGTCCTCCCCACAGGCGCGCGCCGCGCGGCGAGGCCCCTCGCACTGGCCACGTCCGTCGTCGTCCTGGCCGTGACCGTCGTGCTGGCGGTGCGGTTCGAGCCCGGCGGCGCGGCCCACCAGTTCGTCGAGTCTCGGCCGTGGATCCCCGCGTTCGGCGCGACGTACACGCTCGGCCTCGACGGCGTCGCGCTCGTGATGGTCCTACTCACCGCCGCGCTCATGCCGCTGCTGTTCCTCGCCGCGTGGCGGGACAACGACGGTGCGGGCGGGCGCCGCGGGCAGGCGTACCCCGCGCTGCTGCTCGCGACGCAGGGGCTCGCGCTGGTCGCGTTCACGAGCCTCGACGTGCTGCTGTTCTACGTCGCGTTCGAGGCGATGCTCATCCCGCTGTACTTCCTCATCGGCGGATTCGGCGGCACTGACTCCGGCGGCACGGACGCCGGCCGCACCGACCGGGCCCGCGCGGCCGTGCGGTTCCTCCTCTACAACCTTCTCGGCGGTCTGGTCATGCTCGCCGCGGTGATCACCCTTTACATCTACACAGACCGGGCCGGGCTCGGCCCGGACGGCCGCGGCACGTTCGACTACCGCCTCATCTCCGACGCCGTCGCCGACGGTCGCCTGCAGCTCCCGACCGGCGCGGCGCTGCTGATGTTCGCCGGGTTCACCCTCGCGTTCGCGATCAAGGCGCCCCTGTGGCCGTTCCACACGTGGCTGCCCGGCGCGGCCGTCGCCGCGACGCCCGCCTCCGCCGTGCTCATGATGGCGGTGGTCGACAAGGTCGGCACCTTCGCGATGCTGCGGTACAGCCTGCCGCTGTTCCCCGGAGCCGCCGACACCGCGACGCCCGTGATGGTGACGTTCGCGGTGATCAGCATCATCTACGGCGGGCTCATGGCGATCGCGCAGACCGACCTGCTGCGTCTCATCGCGTACGCGTCGATCTCGCACTTCGGGTTCATCGTGCTGGGAGTGTTCGCCGCGACGACCCAGTCGGCCGCCGGCGCCACGCTCTACATGGTCAATCACGGCCTCGCCACGGCCGCCCTGTTCCTCGTGGCCGGGTTCCTCGTGCGTCGGCACCGGATCCGCGAGATCGGCTACTACGGCGGCGTCCAACAGGTGGCGCCCGTGCTGGCCGGGGTGTTCCTCGTGGCCGGGCTCGCGACACTCTCCCTGCCGGGGCTCGCGCCGTTCATCAGCGAGTTCCTGGTGTTCGTCGGCACGTTCGAGGTGTATCCCGTCGCGGCGGTCCTGGCGACGGCGACGTTCGTGCTGGCCGCGATCTACATCCTGTGGACCTACCAGCGCGTCATGGGCGGGCCCGTCGCGACCGGGCTCGAGACCACGCCCGACCTGACGGTCCGCGAGCGCGTGGTCCTGGCCCCGCTCGTCGTGGCGCTGGTCGCGCTGGGCTTCTACCCGCAGCCGGCGCTGGACGTGATCGACCCGGCGGTCGCCCAGATCGTCACCCACGTGGACGGAGCCCCCCGATGA
- a CDS encoding CHY zinc finger protein: MTPPDLPTDENPPHGSPPAVTVLGATVDDQTRCVHYGSPLDIVAIRFHCCGEFYPCFRCHADAVDHPVTAWPADRFDTRAILCGVCRSTLSISDYLEADFCPSCASPFNPGCSLHHSIYFE; encoded by the coding sequence ATGACCCCGCCCGACCTCCCGACCGACGAGAACCCGCCCCACGGCAGCCCGCCCGCCGTGACGGTCCTCGGCGCGACCGTCGACGACCAGACCCGCTGCGTCCACTACGGGAGCCCGCTGGACATCGTCGCGATCCGCTTTCACTGCTGCGGCGAGTTCTACCCGTGTTTCCGCTGCCATGCCGACGCCGTCGACCACCCGGTCACGGCATGGCCGGCGGATCGGTTCGACACCCGCGCGATCCTGTGCGGGGTGTGCCGGTCGACGCTCTCCATCAGCGACTACCTGGAGGCCGACTTCTGCCCGTCGTGCGCGTCGCCGTTCAACCCGGGCTGCTCCCTGCACCACTCGATCTACTTCGAGTGA
- the gluQRS gene encoding tRNA glutamyl-Q(34) synthetase GluQRS produces METPASLLPPGAGRYAPSPSGDLHLGNLRTAVAAWILARDSGRSFRMRVDDLDAARARPGVAERQLADLAAIGLDWDGEIMWQSARSHAYAAAADQLADQSLVYECYCSRREIAEAPRAPHSPPGAYPGTCRDLPEAERERRRAALGPGRVPALRLRATVDELTITDLVHGSYTGIVDDVVLRRGDGVWAYNLAVVVDDAEQGVDQVVRGEDLLSSTPRQAHLADLLGLPHPQYVHVPLAVNAAGERLAKRDGAVTLADLAEEGTTTRAAIARIVASLGGPQGADSIEALRGVVTAESLRSGAWVVA; encoded by the coding sequence GTGGAAACCCCCGCGAGCCTCCTCCCGCCCGGCGCCGGCCGCTACGCACCGAGCCCGTCCGGTGACCTGCACCTGGGCAACCTGCGCACGGCGGTGGCGGCGTGGATATTGGCGCGGGATTCGGGGCGGTCGTTCCGGATGCGGGTCGACGACCTCGACGCCGCGCGCGCCCGCCCCGGGGTGGCGGAGCGGCAACTGGCGGATCTGGCGGCGATCGGCCTCGACTGGGACGGCGAGATCATGTGGCAGTCCGCGCGCTCGCACGCCTACGCCGCGGCCGCCGACCAGCTGGCGGACCAGAGCCTGGTCTACGAGTGTTACTGCTCGCGCAGGGAGATCGCGGAGGCCCCGCGCGCGCCGCACTCCCCGCCGGGCGCCTACCCGGGTACGTGCCGGGACCTGCCGGAGGCCGAGCGTGAGCGTCGCCGTGCGGCGCTCGGTCCGGGCCGGGTGCCGGCGCTGCGGCTGCGCGCGACGGTCGACGAGCTGACGATCACCGACCTCGTCCACGGCTCGTACACGGGGATCGTCGACGATGTCGTGCTGCGCCGCGGCGACGGCGTGTGGGCGTACAACCTGGCGGTGGTCGTCGACGACGCCGAGCAGGGCGTGGACCAGGTCGTCCGCGGCGAGGACCTGCTCTCCTCGACTCCCCGCCAGGCGCATCTCGCGGATCTGCTCGGCCTCCCGCATCCGCAGTACGTCCACGTGCCGCTCGCGGTGAACGCCGCCGGTGAGCGGCTGGCGAAGCGGGACGGCGCGGTGACCCTGGCCGACCTGGCGGAGGAGGGGACGACGACGAGGGCCGCGATCGCCCGGATCGTGGCCTCGCTCGGTGGGCCGCAGGGCGCGGACTCGATCGAGGCGTTGCGTGGGGTGGTCACGGCCGAGTCCCTGCGATCCGGTGCCTGGGTGGTGGCCTGA
- a CDS encoding 4a-hydroxytetrahydrobiopterin dehydratase → MSADADNARPDADDQTRLTEEQIAEGLADLPGWALSEGSLTYTAVCETPQAAIDLVAAIGQAANSQNHHPDLLWSYDEVTLDLRSHDVDGVTRRDLRLARSISALSGEFDATPLGLGE, encoded by the coding sequence ATGAGCGCAGACGCCGACAACGCCCGCCCCGACGCCGACGACCAGACCCGCCTCACCGAGGAGCAGATCGCCGAGGGCCTCGCCGACCTACCCGGCTGGGCCCTGTCCGAGGGATCGCTGACCTACACCGCCGTGTGCGAGACGCCGCAGGCCGCGATCGACCTGGTCGCCGCCATCGGCCAGGCCGCCAACTCGCAGAACCACCACCCCGACCTGCTGTGGAGCTACGACGAGGTCACCCTGGACCTGCGTAGCCACGACGTGGACGGCGTCACCCGGCGCGACCTGCGGCTGGCGCGGTCGATCTCAGCGCTGTCCGGCGAGTTCGACGCGACCCCGCTCGGACTGGGGGAGTAG
- a CDS encoding queuosine precursor transporter produces MTISSQTPEPRDPHGTGRPDGITPEPARSTQTPGPARTPTPDRNQPAFATVGSPYFGYLIALFVGVMLISNVTGTKGVLLFPGLSFQLGFLSVDGLVTDGAFLLFPLAYVLGDVISEVYGFRAMRQVVLSGFAVLALAALSFTATVYLPAAPFYENQDAFEAVAGVVPQFFLAGLAGYVVGELLNSYVLVWMKRRTGERSLWARLLGSTVVGQLADTMVFCTIAAPALGMALWSGDYWNYVVIGFVWKTLVEAVLLPVTYLVIAWIKKREPSYQAALSRSALSQSAA; encoded by the coding sequence GTGACCATTTCATCGCAGACCCCTGAGCCCCGGGACCCGCACGGGACTGGGCGGCCGGACGGGATCACTCCCGAGCCGGCGCGCAGCACCCAGACCCCCGGCCCCGCCCGCACTCCGACCCCCGACCGCAACCAGCCCGCGTTCGCCACCGTCGGCAGCCCCTACTTCGGCTACCTCATCGCCCTGTTCGTCGGCGTGATGCTCATCAGCAACGTCACCGGGACCAAGGGCGTCCTCCTCTTCCCCGGCCTGTCCTTCCAGCTCGGGTTCCTGTCCGTCGACGGGCTCGTGACCGACGGCGCCTTCCTGCTCTTCCCGCTGGCCTACGTGCTCGGCGACGTGATCAGCGAGGTGTACGGCTTCCGCGCGATGCGCCAGGTCGTGCTGTCGGGGTTCGCGGTCCTCGCGCTGGCGGCCTTGAGTTTCACGGCCACCGTGTACCTGCCCGCCGCGCCGTTCTACGAGAACCAGGACGCCTTCGAGGCGGTCGCGGGCGTCGTCCCGCAGTTCTTCCTCGCGGGGCTCGCCGGGTACGTGGTGGGCGAGCTGCTCAACTCGTACGTCCTGGTGTGGATGAAGCGGCGCACCGGCGAGCGCAGTCTGTGGGCGAGGCTGCTCGGTTCGACCGTGGTCGGCCAGCTCGCCGACACGATGGTCTTCTGTACGATCGCCGCCCCGGCCCTGGGCATGGCGCTCTGGTCGGGTGACTACTGGAACTACGTCGTCATCGGATTCGTCTGGAAGACCCTCGTCGAGGCGGTGCTGCTGCCCGTGACGTACCTGGTCATCGCGTGGATCAAGAAGCGCGAGCCCAGCTACCAGGCCGCGCTCTCGCGGTCGGCCCTGTCACAATCGGCGGCATGA